Part of the Sulfuriflexus mobilis genome is shown below.
AGGGGGCATGAAAAACACCCTTCTCCGTCGAGTGCCCTGATATCTTGTCCTGTTTGCTCATACGTTATTCCTGTTTTTTTTTCGTTCACGCAACTCTGGGGTATCCCGAAACAGCCACTCACGCGCGGTCTCGGTGAGCGCGACCACAGCGGGATGAGATATCTTGCGTTCTACGGAAATGGCATAAAACTGTTCGCGCACCGCATCCGTCTGCCCTATGATAACGACACCGTACTGCTTTTCCACCTCCGTAGCGATAGCAGTGGGTGCAATAAACACGCCGACGCCGGTCTGACCGAAGGCCTTCATGAGGGCGCTGTCGTCGAATTCCCCAACGATCCGGGGATGGATGTGCAGCCCGTCCAACCATTGTACAAGGCGGCTGCGCATCACGCTCATTTCACCAGGCAGTAGCAGGGGCGCGCCATTGAGGCTTTGCGGAAACCCTGTTTCGAGCGTGCCTGCCAGATCGGCGGTTGCAAAAAAACTGATCCCGGAGTCGCCAAGCGGGTGGTTGAAGCCACGCACATTAACGCCTGGCGGAATGGGACCGTCGGCGATCACCAGGTCGACCCGATGAACGGCCAGGTCGGCGAGCAGCGCGTCGATGGCGCCCTCCCGACAAACAATACGTACGGGTTCTGGCAACTGCAACGCCGGGGCCAGCAGGCGATAGGCAATGGATTTCGGTACCACGTCCGCTATGCCGACCTTAAAAACCAGTGGCCGTCCACCCGGGAGGTTGCGGACCATTTCTTCCAGTTCTCCACCGAGTGAAAAAATCTCCTCGGCATAGCTCAACACCAGGCGACCGGTCTCGGTTATTTCCAGGTTACGCCCGACACGGCTAAACAGCGCCTCACCCAGGTTTTCTTCCAACAGGCTGAGTTGTCCGCTGATGGTCTGGGGTGTTAGGTGCAGGCGCTCGCTGGCGCGGGCGATACCGCCTTCCTTTGCCACCACCCAGAAATAGTGCAGGTGTTTGTAGTTAATCATGGCCCGGTGAAATCTTCGGTTAATACGAACAATTAGACAATAATAATCGACTTTTTCTTTATTTGAAACAGGCCTAGGCTTGCCATCGGCCCCGTCGCTGTATGCTGGGGGCTCGATACCATGACATGGAAACCAGCCATTATTTCACTGAAAAATGCTCTGGAATCCGCCACTTAACCTGACAGGAAATACGCCGCCATGAACACATCACTGACAAATGCCACCGCCCGTACACAGACGGCCGTCCTGGCCAGCAACAAGGTGATCCGTAACACCTACACGCTGTTGTCCATGACGCTGCTGTTCAGTGCGCTGACAGCCGCTGTCTCGATGACGCTGAATCTGCCCCATCCGGGGATATTGCTCACTCTCGGTGGCTATTTCGGCCTGTTGTTTGCCACCGCAAAATTCCGTAACAGCAGCCTGGGGCTTGCCTTCGTCTTCGCCCTGACCGGTTTCATGGGTTACACGCTTGGACCTATCCTCAATGCCTATCTGGCCCTGCCCAATGGTGGCCAGGTGGTGATGACGGCTATGGGGGCGACCGGCGCCATCTTCCTCGGCCTGTCAGGCTACGCGCTGGTCAGTCGCAAGGACTTCAGTTTCATGGGCGGATTCCTGATGGTGGGTATCCTGGTGGCCTTCCTTGGCGGGCTCGGGGCGATATTTTTCGAAATCCCGGCATTATCCCTAGCGGTGTCAGCCATGTTCGTCTTGCTCATGGGCGGCCTGATCCTCTATGAAACCAGCAACATCATCCATGGCGGTGAAACCAACTACATCATGGCGACTGTGACCCTGTATGTCTCCATCTTCAACCTGTTCACCAGTCTGCTGCACCTGCTCGGTTTTATGAATGGCGAAGACTAAAATTTTCTCAAGGCCGGGGCGACAGCCTCTACCACACATGACACAATAGCCATCCCCTA
Proteins encoded:
- the nhaR gene encoding transcriptional activator NhaR, with the protein product MINYKHLHYFWVVAKEGGIARASERLHLTPQTISGQLSLLEENLGEALFSRVGRNLEITETGRLVLSYAEEIFSLGGELEEMVRNLPGGRPLVFKVGIADVVPKSIAYRLLAPALQLPEPVRIVCREGAIDALLADLAVHRVDLVIADGPIPPGVNVRGFNHPLGDSGISFFATADLAGTLETGFPQSLNGAPLLLPGEMSVMRSRLVQWLDGLHIHPRIVGEFDDSALMKAFGQTGVGVFIAPTAIATEVEKQYGVVIIGQTDAVREQFYAISVERKISHPAVVALTETAREWLFRDTPELRERKKNRNNV
- a CDS encoding Bax inhibitor-1/YccA family protein — its product is MNTSLTNATARTQTAVLASNKVIRNTYTLLSMTLLFSALTAAVSMTLNLPHPGILLTLGGYFGLLFATAKFRNSSLGLAFVFALTGFMGYTLGPILNAYLALPNGGQVVMTAMGATGAIFLGLSGYALVSRKDFSFMGGFLMVGILVAFLGGLGAIFFEIPALSLAVSAMFVLLMGGLILYETSNIIHGGETNYIMATVTLYVSIFNLFTSLLHLLGFMNGED